Proteins co-encoded in one Klebsiella michiganensis genomic window:
- a CDS encoding phosphoglycerate kinase, producing the protein MSVIKMTDLDLAGKRVFIRADLNVPVKDGKVTSDARIRASLPTIELALKQGAKVMVTSHLGRPTEGEYNEEFSLLPVVNYLKDKLSNPVRLVKDYLDGVDVAAGELVVLENVRFNKGEKKDDEALSKKYAALCDVFVMDAFGTAHRAQASTHGIAKFADVACAGPLLADELEALGKALKEPARPMVAIVGGSKVSTKLTVLDSLSKIADQLIVGGGIANTFVAAQGHNVGKSLYEADLVDTAKDLLTRCDIPVPTDVRVATEFSETATATLKSVNDIKDEEQILDMGDVSAEKLAVILKNAKTILWNGPVGVFEFPNFRKGTEIVARAIADSEAFSIAGGGDTLAAIDLFGIADKISYISTGGGAFLEFVEGKVLSAVAMLEERAKK; encoded by the coding sequence ATGTCTGTAATTAAGATGACCGATCTGGATCTGGCGGGCAAACGCGTATTCATCCGTGCCGATCTGAACGTGCCGGTTAAAGACGGGAAAGTCACCAGCGATGCGCGTATCCGTGCTTCTCTGCCGACCATTGAACTGGCCCTGAAACAGGGTGCTAAAGTCATGGTGACTTCTCACCTGGGTCGTCCGACCGAAGGCGAGTACAACGAAGAATTCTCTCTGCTGCCAGTGGTTAACTACCTGAAAGATAAACTGTCTAACCCGGTTCGTCTGGTAAAAGATTACCTGGACGGCGTAGACGTTGCTGCGGGTGAGCTGGTTGTGCTGGAAAACGTTCGCTTCAACAAAGGCGAGAAAAAAGACGACGAAGCGCTGTCCAAAAAATACGCCGCACTGTGTGACGTGTTCGTTATGGATGCGTTCGGTACCGCTCACCGCGCACAGGCTTCTACTCACGGCATCGCTAAATTCGCTGACGTTGCCTGTGCAGGCCCGCTGCTGGCAGACGAACTGGAAGCGCTGGGCAAAGCCCTGAAAGAGCCAGCTCGCCCAATGGTTGCTATCGTTGGTGGTTCTAAAGTTTCTACCAAACTGACCGTGCTGGACTCCCTGTCCAAAATCGCTGACCAACTGATCGTTGGTGGCGGTATCGCGAACACCTTCGTTGCAGCCCAGGGCCACAACGTGGGTAAATCCCTGTACGAAGCAGACCTGGTTGATACCGCAAAAGATCTGCTGACCCGTTGCGATATTCCAGTGCCAACCGACGTGCGTGTTGCGACTGAGTTTTCCGAAACTGCGACCGCAACCCTGAAGTCCGTGAACGACATCAAAGATGAAGAGCAGATTCTGGACATGGGCGACGTTTCCGCTGAGAAACTGGCCGTGATCCTGAAAAACGCGAAAACCATTCTGTGGAACGGCCCGGTTGGCGTATTCGAATTCCCTAACTTCCGTAAAGGGACCGAAATCGTTGCCCGCGCTATCGCAGACAGCGAAGCCTTCTCTATCGCTGGCGGCGGCGACACTCTGGCGGCTATCGACCTGTTCGGTATCGCAGACAAAATTTCCTACATCTCTACCG
- the gapA gene encoding glyceraldehyde-3-phosphate dehydrogenase (required for glycolysis; catalyzes the formation of 3-phospho-D-glyceroyl phosphate from D-glyceraldehyde 3-phosphate), whose amino-acid sequence MTVRIAINGFGRIGRNVVRALYESGRRAEITVVAINELADAAGIAHLLKYDTSHGRFAWDVRQERDVLFVGDDTIRLLHEPGIEALPWAELGVDIVLDCTGVFGSRADGEAHLAAGAKKVLFSHPGGNDLDATVVYGVNHEQVEDSHRIVSNASCTTNCIIPIIKLLDEAFGIESGTVTTIHSAMHDQQVIDAYHPDLRRTRAASQSIIPVDTRLAAGITRIFPQFNDRFEAIAVRVPTINVTAIDLSVTVRNSVNACEVNHLLQKAAQEAFHGIVDYTELPLVSTDFNHDPHSAIVDGTQTRVSGQHLIKTLVWCDNEWGFANRMLDTTLVMAQWISGKAHVASAKL is encoded by the coding sequence ATGACCGTACGCATCGCTATTAATGGCTTCGGTCGCATTGGGCGCAACGTGGTACGTGCTTTGTACGAATCTGGTCGCCGTGCGGAAATTACCGTGGTAGCAATCAACGAACTGGCAGACGCTGCGGGTATCGCGCATCTGTTGAAGTACGATACCAGCCACGGCCGCTTTGCCTGGGATGTGCGTCAGGAACGTGACGTCCTGTTTGTGGGGGATGACACCATCCGCCTGCTGCACGAACCTGGCATTGAAGCGCTGCCATGGGCCGAGCTGGGCGTTGATATCGTGCTGGACTGTACCGGCGTATTTGGTTCCCGCGCTGACGGGGAAGCCCATCTGGCGGCAGGGGCGAAGAAAGTCTTGTTTTCGCACCCCGGCGGGAACGATCTCGATGCGACCGTCGTATACGGCGTGAACCATGAGCAGGTCGAAGACAGCCACCGTATCGTCTCCAATGCCTCCTGCACCACAAACTGTATTATCCCGATCATTAAACTGCTGGATGAAGCGTTTGGCATTGAGTCCGGGACGGTCACAACTATCCACTCGGCAATGCACGATCAGCAGGTTATTGACGCCTATCACCCTGATTTGCGACGCACCCGCGCGGCGAGTCAGTCGATCATTCCGGTAGATACGCGTCTTGCAGCCGGTATCACGCGTATTTTCCCACAATTTAATGACCGTTTTGAGGCGATCGCGGTACGCGTTCCAACCATAAACGTGACGGCAATTGATTTGAGCGTGACGGTCAGAAATTCAGTAAATGCATGTGAAGTCAACCACTTGCTGCAAAAAGCGGCACAGGAAGCATTTCATGGTATAGTTGACTATACGGAATTACCGTTGGTCTCTACTGATTTTAACCACGATCCGCACAGTGCAATCGTCGACGGCACGCAAACGCGGGTCAGTGGGCAACATCTGATTAAAACTCTAGTCTGGTGTGATAACGAATGGGGCTTTGCCAACAGGATGCTCGATACCACGTTGGTTATGGCTCAATGGATTTCAGGTAAGGCGCACGTTGCGTCTGCAAAACTTTAA